In Raphanus sativus cultivar WK10039 chromosome 5, ASM80110v3, whole genome shotgun sequence, the following proteins share a genomic window:
- the LOC108862991 gene encoding probable inactive DNA (cytosine-5)-methyltransferase DRM3 isoform X1, translated as MGNLRRGAGGGGSSDNERNEHMVFPKPETIDFDLPCDTSYPQQFGDNAASSSGSNVKSLLIEMGFTPTLVQKAIDENGEDDLELLLETLTKSSVPEHSEPSFHGLVEPKPEPDTEYEADGKRMALLGMKFPENLIDFALDRLGHGAEIDVMVDFIVAAQLAEQFAEESEDSPDDTEINEEDEDVIPVAAREPEVPNEVLFETMDKTLHLLEMGFSNHEISIAIEKIGTEGQISDLAETIVTGEAPGVIPKDLEEIEKKVSAAPAATCLSKSWRFLGAGAEKVDSGRGSSSGTSDVKPDPGTDPLPFPATANVGETSRGKRLKDEDDNAYIDEFSDFDDRGKRPRPEYMETPWMQDDKDTTYGFPSAMQPRLSQKLSPDVATRPYFLYGNLSEISPRWCSTISSFLFGIQPEHVDTRLCSPLRRTEGYVHNLPVENRFNILPRPLLTIQDAMPHMRSWWPQWDVRKHLSSVACSDIQHATTLCERLGRRLAECKGKPSQQDQTIILRHCHTSNLIWIAPNIPSPVEPEHLECIMGYPTNHTKIGGGKYAERLKLFEFCFQTDTLGYHLSVLKSLFPEGLTVLSLFSGIGGAEITLNRLGIHLKNVVSVEHCALSRNILKRWWQSSGQTGELVQIEAIRSLSTTKLEALMERFGGFDFVICQNPPVPPDLSQETAGSEARDFDYSLFNEFVRVTKRVRVVMESN; from the exons ATG GGTAATCTGCGTAGAGGAGCAGGAGGTGGAGGTTCCTCTGACAATGAAAGGAATGAACATATGGTGTTTCCAAAACCAGAGACCATAGATTTCGACTTGCCCTGTGACACCTCTTATCCTCAGCAGTTTGGT GACAATGCAGCTAGTTCTTCTGGAAGTAATGTGAAGTCATTGTTGATTGAGATGGGTTTTACCCCTACTCTTGTTCAGAAAGCCATTGATGAAAATG GTGAAGATGATCTTGAGTTGTTGTTAGAGACTCTTACTAAGAGTTCTGTACCTGAGCATTCTGAACCCAGCTTTCATGGGCTAGTGGAACCCAAACCG GAGCCTGATACTGAATATGAAGCCGATGGTAAAAGGATGGCGTTACTAGGAATGAAGTTCCCCGAAAATCTGATTGACTTTGCACTAGATAGGCTTG GTCACGGCGCTGAAATTGATGTGATGGTGGACTTTATTGTTGCTGCTCAACTAGCGGAACAGTTTGCAGAAGAATCCGAAGACTCACCTGATGACACTGAAattaatgaagaagatgaagacgtCATTCCAGTTGCTGCTAGAGAACCTGAG gTTCCCAATGAAGTATTGTTCGAAACAATGGACAAAACTTTGCATCTACTGGAAATGGGATTCTCTAACCATGAGATATCAATAGCAATTGAAAAAATAG GTACAGAAGGTCAGATCTCTGACCTCGCTGAGACAATTGTTACTGGTGAAGCTCCTGGTGTCATTCCTAAGGACCTTGAAGAAATAGAAAAG AAAGTTTCAGCGGCTCCTGCGGCTACATGTCTTTCAAAGAGTTGGAGATTTCTTGGTGCTGGTGCAGAGAAAGTAGACAGTGGTAGAGGTTCCTCAAGTGGCACTTCTGATGTAAAACCAGATCCTGGTACTGACCCTCTTCCTTTCCCCGCCACTGCCAATGTGGGAGAGACCTCAAGGGGTAAAAGACTAAAAGACGAAGATGATAATGCCTATATAGACGAGTTTTCTGACTTTGATGACAGAGGCAAAAGGCCAAGACCCGAATATATGGAAACCCCTTGGATGCAAGATGATAAAGATACCACATACGGATTTCCAAGTGCAATGCAGCCACGTTTGTCCCAAAAGCTTTCCCCAGATGTAGCCACACGACCTTATTTCTTATATGGAAACTTAAGTGAAATCTCTCCGAGGTGGTGTTCTACGATCTCAAGTTTCTTGTTCGGTATTCAACCTGAGCATGTAGATACTCGGTTGTGTTCACCGCTCCGCAGGACAGAAGGGTACGTGCACAATCTTCCCGTTGAAAACAGGTTCAACATCCTTCCAAGGCCACTGTTAACTATACAAGACGCAATGCCACACATGAGGAGCTGGTGGCCACAATGGGATGTCAGAAAGCATCTGAGCAGCGTTGCATGTTCTGATATACAACATGCAACTACTCTTTGCGAAAGACTTGGACGTCGTCTAGCTGAATGCAAGGGAAAGCCTTCTCAACAAGACCAGACTATAATACTCCGACATTGTCACACCTCTAATCTTATCTGGATTGCTCCAAACATCCCCTCACCTGTAGAGCCTGAACATCTAGAGTGCATCATGGGATATCCAACAAACCACACCAAGATCGGTGGTGGGAAATATGCTGAGAGGTTGAAGCTGTTTGAGTTCTGTTTCCAAACAGACACGTTGGGTTACCATCTCTCTGTCCTCAAGTCTTTGTTTCCTGAAGGGTTAACTGTTTTATCACTCTTTAGCGGGATAGGTGGTGCGGAAATCACGTTAAACCGACTTGGAATCCATCTCAAGAACGTAGTCTCTGTTGAGCACTGTGCACTGAGCCGTAACATACTGAAAAGATGGTGGCAGAGTTCAGGACAAACCGGAGAGCTTGTGCAGATTGAAGCGATTAGGAGCTTAAGTACAACTAAGCTCGAGGCTTTGATGGAGAGATTCGGTGGATTCGACTTTGTCATTTGTCAGAACCCACCAGTACCACCAGATCTGTCACAAGAAACCGCAGGAAGCGAAGCTCGTGATTTTGATTACTCGTTGTTTAACGAGTTTGTTCGTGTCACAAAACGTGTCAGAGTTGTCATGGAGTCAAACTGA
- the LOC108862991 gene encoding probable inactive DNA (cytosine-5)-methyltransferase DRM3 isoform X2: MVFPKPETIDFDLPCDTSYPQQFGDNAASSSGSNVKSLLIEMGFTPTLVQKAIDENGEDDLELLLETLTKSSVPEHSEPSFHGLVEPKPEPDTEYEADGKRMALLGMKFPENLIDFALDRLGHGAEIDVMVDFIVAAQLAEQFAEESEDSPDDTEINEEDEDVIPVAAREPEVPNEVLFETMDKTLHLLEMGFSNHEISIAIEKIGTEGQISDLAETIVTGEAPGVIPKDLEEIEKKVSAAPAATCLSKSWRFLGAGAEKVDSGRGSSSGTSDVKPDPGTDPLPFPATANVGETSRGKRLKDEDDNAYIDEFSDFDDRGKRPRPEYMETPWMQDDKDTTYGFPSAMQPRLSQKLSPDVATRPYFLYGNLSEISPRWCSTISSFLFGIQPEHVDTRLCSPLRRTEGYVHNLPVENRFNILPRPLLTIQDAMPHMRSWWPQWDVRKHLSSVACSDIQHATTLCERLGRRLAECKGKPSQQDQTIILRHCHTSNLIWIAPNIPSPVEPEHLECIMGYPTNHTKIGGGKYAERLKLFEFCFQTDTLGYHLSVLKSLFPEGLTVLSLFSGIGGAEITLNRLGIHLKNVVSVEHCALSRNILKRWWQSSGQTGELVQIEAIRSLSTTKLEALMERFGGFDFVICQNPPVPPDLSQETAGSEARDFDYSLFNEFVRVTKRVRVVMESN; encoded by the exons ATGGTGTTTCCAAAACCAGAGACCATAGATTTCGACTTGCCCTGTGACACCTCTTATCCTCAGCAGTTTGGT GACAATGCAGCTAGTTCTTCTGGAAGTAATGTGAAGTCATTGTTGATTGAGATGGGTTTTACCCCTACTCTTGTTCAGAAAGCCATTGATGAAAATG GTGAAGATGATCTTGAGTTGTTGTTAGAGACTCTTACTAAGAGTTCTGTACCTGAGCATTCTGAACCCAGCTTTCATGGGCTAGTGGAACCCAAACCG GAGCCTGATACTGAATATGAAGCCGATGGTAAAAGGATGGCGTTACTAGGAATGAAGTTCCCCGAAAATCTGATTGACTTTGCACTAGATAGGCTTG GTCACGGCGCTGAAATTGATGTGATGGTGGACTTTATTGTTGCTGCTCAACTAGCGGAACAGTTTGCAGAAGAATCCGAAGACTCACCTGATGACACTGAAattaatgaagaagatgaagacgtCATTCCAGTTGCTGCTAGAGAACCTGAG gTTCCCAATGAAGTATTGTTCGAAACAATGGACAAAACTTTGCATCTACTGGAAATGGGATTCTCTAACCATGAGATATCAATAGCAATTGAAAAAATAG GTACAGAAGGTCAGATCTCTGACCTCGCTGAGACAATTGTTACTGGTGAAGCTCCTGGTGTCATTCCTAAGGACCTTGAAGAAATAGAAAAG AAAGTTTCAGCGGCTCCTGCGGCTACATGTCTTTCAAAGAGTTGGAGATTTCTTGGTGCTGGTGCAGAGAAAGTAGACAGTGGTAGAGGTTCCTCAAGTGGCACTTCTGATGTAAAACCAGATCCTGGTACTGACCCTCTTCCTTTCCCCGCCACTGCCAATGTGGGAGAGACCTCAAGGGGTAAAAGACTAAAAGACGAAGATGATAATGCCTATATAGACGAGTTTTCTGACTTTGATGACAGAGGCAAAAGGCCAAGACCCGAATATATGGAAACCCCTTGGATGCAAGATGATAAAGATACCACATACGGATTTCCAAGTGCAATGCAGCCACGTTTGTCCCAAAAGCTTTCCCCAGATGTAGCCACACGACCTTATTTCTTATATGGAAACTTAAGTGAAATCTCTCCGAGGTGGTGTTCTACGATCTCAAGTTTCTTGTTCGGTATTCAACCTGAGCATGTAGATACTCGGTTGTGTTCACCGCTCCGCAGGACAGAAGGGTACGTGCACAATCTTCCCGTTGAAAACAGGTTCAACATCCTTCCAAGGCCACTGTTAACTATACAAGACGCAATGCCACACATGAGGAGCTGGTGGCCACAATGGGATGTCAGAAAGCATCTGAGCAGCGTTGCATGTTCTGATATACAACATGCAACTACTCTTTGCGAAAGACTTGGACGTCGTCTAGCTGAATGCAAGGGAAAGCCTTCTCAACAAGACCAGACTATAATACTCCGACATTGTCACACCTCTAATCTTATCTGGATTGCTCCAAACATCCCCTCACCTGTAGAGCCTGAACATCTAGAGTGCATCATGGGATATCCAACAAACCACACCAAGATCGGTGGTGGGAAATATGCTGAGAGGTTGAAGCTGTTTGAGTTCTGTTTCCAAACAGACACGTTGGGTTACCATCTCTCTGTCCTCAAGTCTTTGTTTCCTGAAGGGTTAACTGTTTTATCACTCTTTAGCGGGATAGGTGGTGCGGAAATCACGTTAAACCGACTTGGAATCCATCTCAAGAACGTAGTCTCTGTTGAGCACTGTGCACTGAGCCGTAACATACTGAAAAGATGGTGGCAGAGTTCAGGACAAACCGGAGAGCTTGTGCAGATTGAAGCGATTAGGAGCTTAAGTACAACTAAGCTCGAGGCTTTGATGGAGAGATTCGGTGGATTCGACTTTGTCATTTGTCAGAACCCACCAGTACCACCAGATCTGTCACAAGAAACCGCAGGAAGCGAAGCTCGTGATTTTGATTACTCGTTGTTTAACGAGTTTGTTCGTGTCACAAAACGTGTCAGAGTTGTCATGGAGTCAAACTGA
- the LOC108805271 gene encoding importin beta-like SAD2 homolog, translated as MLVADDDSAQIVRLLDQTLTSIDGVSVHEATEALDRLSTELPHFPFRLLSIASGGENPSQRVAAATYLKNFTRRNTGTGGIISEVSKEFKDQLLRALLHAEPALLKVLLELFHIVVVSEFVKKDAWPELVLELRSAIEKSSLISCSDSSWSTVNAVMVLLMVVKPFQYFLQPKLVKEPVPLQLESITNEILVPLVSVFHRLVDKALTTHEWGELEIEKTLHIINKCLYFSVKSHMPSALSPLLGSFCRDMIRILDSLSFDWNVTPSDGYLLRLKTGKRSLLLFGTLVSRHRKYSDKLVPEIVNCSMKMVKHSSSISKLGSLTERIISLAFDVISRVMEIGPGWRLLSPHFSLLLDSAIFPALALNERDISEWEEDADEFIRKNLPSELEEISGWREDLFTARKSAMNLLGVIAMSKGPPVSTTNKASSAASKRKKGEKNVINNQRRSMGDLLVLPFLSKFSVPSKSNILDANTSAAYFGVLMAYGGLQEFIQEQNPEYVASLVRTRVLPIYSAPGCSPYLVASANWVLGELASCLPEDLNVDVFSSLLKALAMPDQEEISCYPVRVSAAGGICSLLENEYPPPEWLPLLQIIIGRIGKEDEEDSILFQLLKSVVESGSQDIAMHIPYIVSSLVSNMLNFIHPGEDQWSQATMGGLETLAAMSQTYEISKPETDEEENQATETWLTGQGTISKALSALLQHTWLATDAPPTSCIDHFSKMLWFIVLASTNSNVVVELRLADLLVVWADLLASWNGWEESEDLSVFDCIEEVVSVSNKYGFRSFLFRDMPSPPAMPVRPRSVVESIGSFVSKAILEYPSATRRACSCVHTLLHVPDYSSDIEGVRQSLAVVFSEAAFSHFLQLREKPCSLWRPLLLAISSCYISHSDIVECVLEKAAPGGFELWVSSLAFSYSLTLDASPSIASEVKLYVLTLAKVIELLLDARQGNDATDDLVRKCFVSLMEASRRLEEIAEESDDDEDDGEPEEESDENDSNDEDSESEDECEETEEEFLERYAKAAAELEDSEVIEEADEEDDEREIDLGHLNEIDPQKLVLSLMERHHQRVVKLVPSEVISTFLNVFPAYTGFFT; from the exons atgtTAGTCGCCGACGACGACTCAGCTCAGATTGTTCGGCTTCTTGACCAGACGCTTACTTCCATAGATGGCGTTTCCGTCCACGAGGCCACAGAGGCTCTGGATCGACTCTCTACGGAGCTCCCTCACTTCCCTTTTCGCCTTCTCTCCATCGCTTCCG GAGGTGAAAATCCTAGTCAGAGAGTTGCTGCTGCAACCTACCTGAAGAATTTTACCAGGAGGAATACTGGGACTGGAGGGATCATCTCAGAAGTCAGCAAAGAGTTTAAGGATCAGCTCCTTCGAGCTCTGCTTCACGCAGAGCCTGCACTTCTTAAAGTTTTACTTGAACTG TTCCACATTGTCGTTGTGTCAGAATTTGTGAAGAAAGATGCGTGGCCTGAACTTGTACTGGAGCTGCGTTCTGCTATCGAGAAGAGCAGTTTAATAAGCTGTTCAGACTCTAGCTGGAGTACCGTGAACGCTGTGATGGTGTTGCTCATGGTTGTAAAACCTTTTCAG TACTTCTTGCAACCAAAACTTGTTAAGGAACCAGTGCCACTCCAGCTGGAGAGTATCACAAATGAAATTCTTGTGCCATTGGTTTCAGTATTCCATCGTCTGGTTGACAAG GCTTTGACTACACATGAATGGGGTGAGCTGGAAATAGAGAAGACACTCCACATCATTAACAAATGCCTCTACTTTTCA GTGAAGTCCCATATGCCGTCTGCTTTGTCACCTCTTCTCGGTTCCTTCTGCCGAGATATGATCAGAATTCTGGACTCCTTGAGTTTTGACTGGAATGTTACTCCCTCTGATGGATACTTGCTAAGGTTGAAAACTGGAAAAAGAAGCTTGCTCCTGTTTGGCACACTTGTCAGCAGACATAGAAAATACTCTGACAA GTTGGTGCCGGAGATAGTAAACTGCTCAATGAAGATGGTCAAACATAGCTCAAGCATCAGT AAGCTCGGAAGCCTAACTGAGAGAATCATATCACTTGCTTTTGATGTCATTTCACGCGTCATGGAAATTGGCCCT GGATGGAGATTACTATCACCccatttttctcttttgttgGACTCCGCAATTTTTCCAGCCCTGGCGCTGAATGAAAGG GACATATCTGAGTGGGAAGAAGATGCAGATGAATTCATAAGGAAGAACCTTCCTTCTGAACTA GAAGAAATTTCTGGGTGGAGGGAGGACTTGTTTACAGCCAGGAAAAGTGCTATGAATTTGCTTGGTGTTATCGCCATGTCAAAG GGACCACCAGTATCTACTACAAATAAAGCTTCCTCAGCTGCATCTAAAAGGAAGAAAGGTGAAAAAAACGTAATAAATAACCAAAGACGTTCCATGGGAGATCTACTGGTGCTTCCATTTTTGTCAAAGTTTTCTGTGCCTTCAAAGAGCAACATACTGGACGCTAATACTTCAGCAGC CTATTTTGGCGTTCTAATGGCATATGGTGGGCTGCAAGAG TTTATCCAAGAACAAAATCCTGAGTATGTGGCATCTTTAGTGCGTACCCGCGTGCTACCGATTTATTCTGCACCTGGTTGCTCACCTTACTTGGTTGCATCTGCGAATTGGGTACTTGGAGAGCTTGCGTCCTGCTTACCAGAG GATTTGAATGTGGATGTTTTTTCGTCTCTGCTGAAGGCATTAGCAATGCCAGATCAGGAAGAGATCTCTTGTTACCCAGTGCGTGTTTCGGCTGCTGGGGGAATATGTTCACTACTCGAA AATGAGTACCCACCACCTGAATGGTTGCCGCTTCTTCAGATTATTATCGGTAGAATTGGCAAAGAGGACGAAGAAGATAGCATTTTGTTTCAGCTTCTAAAATCCGTGGTCGAGTCTGGAAGTCAAGATATCGCTATGCATATTCCTTATATTGTATCTTCCCTAGTTAGTAATATGCTTAATTTTATCCATCCTGGTGAAGATCAATGGTCTCAG GCTACTATGGGTGGCCTTGAGACACTAGCAGCAATGTCCCAGACTTATGAAATCTCTAAGCCTGAAACGGATGAGGAGGAAAATCAAGCCACTGAAACATGGCTAACCGGACAAGGTACCATCAGCAAAGCTTTGTCAGCACTTCTACAGCACACATGGCTG GCAACAGATGCGCCTCCTACTTCTTGCATAGATCATTTCTCGAAGATGTTGTGGTTCATTGTGCTTGCGTCTACTAATTCCAATGTTGTTGTGGAGCTCAGATTAGCTGATTTACTCGTAGTTTGGGCTGATCTTCTTGCTAGCTGGAATGGTTGGGAAGAGTCGGAGGATCTGTCAGTTTTTGACTGCATAGAAGAAGTTGTGAGTGTAAGCAACAAATATGGTTTCAGAAGTTTCCTTTTCAGAGATATGCCATCCCCTCCAGCGATGCCAGTCCGTCCACGATCTGTTGTTGAATCCATTGGTTCGTTTGTCAGTAAAGCCATACTTGAGTACCCGTCTGCCACAAGGAGGGCTTGTTCTTGTGTCCACACGTTGTTACATGTGCCAGACTACTCGTCTGACATCGAAGGGGTAAGGCAATCATTGGCGGTGGTCTTCAGTGAAGCAGCCTTTTCTCATTTTCTACAATTGCGTGAGAAACCTTGTTCGTTGTGGAGGCCTCTTTTGCTGGCAATATCATCATGCTACATCTCCCATTCTGATATTGTGGAATGCGTTTTGGAGAAAGCAGCGCCTGGAGGTTTCGAGTTATGGGTATCCTCATTGGCGTTTTCATATTCGCTTACGCTTGATGCCAGTCCATCAATAGCCTCGGAAGTAAAACTATATG TGTTGACGTTAGCAAAGGTGATCGAGCTGCTATTAGATGCAAGGCAAGGGAATGATGCAACTGATGATTTGGTAAGGAAGTGCTTTGTTTCACTGATGGAGGCTTCTCGGAGGCTAGAGGAAATAGCTGAAGAATCagacgatgatgaagatgatggagAACCTGAGGAAGAATCTGATGAAAATGATTCAAATGACGAg GATTCTGAGAGTGAAGATGAGTgcgaagaaacagaggaagaattTCTGGAAAGATATGCTAAAGCTGCAGCAGAACTGGAGGATAGTGAAGTTATTGAAGAagcagatgaagaagatgatgagcgTGAGATTGATTTGG GTCATCTGAATGAAATCGATCCGCAGAAGCTGGTTTTATCGTTAATGGAGAGGCATCACCAAAGAGTAGTAAAACTCGTACCCTCTGAAGTGATCTCGACCTTTCTAAATGTTTTTCCTGCATATACCGGTTTCTTCACTTGA
- the LOC108859942 gene encoding uncharacterized protein LOC108859942, protein MTSRLLFFFFLFLCTVTTLVSTVSGALSCRKSCGDIPINYPFGIDKSCGSPQFSGMLNCSSTDLYFVTPSGSYKVRSIDYDKNTLVVFDPLMSTCSTLQPNHDFKLSDIQNTLIRPSYDSVFALLNCSNDSPLHNRYQNLCFSTAGHSCDELYSSCTSFSVFNTTSPNGNNTERATPNCCFTNYDTVRAMSMSVLDCSHYTTVINDGKMKGAVPIDWSYGIELSYSAPEIGCNACDKSGGTCGFDLETEIFLCQCPNNITTRDCGGVSDGGSNSTKANYATLFLVMLVSFICAIL, encoded by the exons ATGACGTCAAggctcctcttcttcttcttcctcttcctatGCACAGTAACAACTCTAGTATCGACAGTCTCAGGAGCATTATCTTGCCGAAAATCCTGCGGCGACATTCCAATAAACTACCCTTTCGGCATCGACAAAAGTTGTGGATCTCCACAGTTCAGTGGAATGCTCAACTGCTCCTCCACCGATCTGTACTTCGTTACTCCTTCCGGAAGCTACAAGGTACGGTCAATCGATTACGACAAGAACACGCTGGTTGTCTTCGATCCGTTGATGTCTACTTGCTCCACCCTCCAGCCTAACCACGATTTCAAGCTGTCGGATATCCAGAACACTCTTATTAGGCCCTCCTACGACAGCGTTTTCGCTCTCTTGAACTGCTCCAATGATTCTCCGCTGCATAACCGGTACCAGAATCTCTGCTTCAGTACCGCCGGCCACTCCTGCGACGAGCTTTACAGCTCATGCACTTCCTTTAGCGTCTTCAACACTACTTCTCCCAATG GTAACAATACGGAGCGTGCGACGCCCAATTGTTGTTTCACGAACTATGATACGGTGCGGGCGATGAGTATGAGCGTCTTGGATTGTTCACATTACACGACCGTGATTAACGATGGGAAAATGAAGGGCGCGGTGCCTATAGATTGGTCGTATGGAATCGAGCTTTCGTACTCAGCGCCAGAGATTGGTTGCAACGCTTGCGACAAGTCAGGCGGCACGTGTGGTTTCGACCTCGAGACGGAGATCTTTCTTTGCCAATGTCCAAACAACATTACGACAAGAGATTGTG GTGGAGTGAGTGATGGAGGCAGCAACTCTACAAAAGCTAATTATGCTACGCTTTTCTTGGTGATGCTCGTGTCATTTATCTGTGCGATCTTGTGA
- the LOC108862222 gene encoding uncharacterized protein LOC108862222 gives MRRNAPRIEMPVESEEKEFTSCFALFSPSRPPLNSIPDPSQLQKKATHLSGFELAQKFQGRGGGAHPRIVNRNARSRSEPNSSLVRELDEIQAGLGRYLKQTETMSTIGENKEEVCFSESKNCSGINDDTDNPDGNRIRIINESQDVLEENDGSMNNKSSMEREAVPRIEGHHDFELSGMVNNTDAVMEADEGADRSLLQFKLRKVIKDLEEAKTLNSQYEKEQKLPLSQQQVESIVCSFPQVKRKKPATKMTSRLLPFFFSVLLYTVTTLVSTASGATSCRTSCGSIQINYPFGIDKGCGSPQFNGMLNCSSSTDLFFFTPSGGYKVRSINYDKNTMLVFDPLMSTCSILQPHHDFKLSDIQNALIRPSYDTLFALFNCSSVSPVQNRYKSLCFNAAGHSCDELYSSCTSFRIFNTTSPYGNSTVHTTPYCCFTSYDTVRVMSMNILDCSHYTTVIDDGKMKGVVPIDWSYGIELSYSAPEIGCSPCQKSGGTCGYDDETEIFLCQCSNNISPRDCGGVSDQGGCNSTKANYPMLFLVMLVSFICAIL, from the exons ATGCGCCGTAACGCTCCGAGAATCGAGATGCCGGTGGAATCGGAAGAGAAAGAGTTCACGAGCTGCTTCGCTCTGTTCTCTCCCTCACGACCCCCTCTGAATTCGATACCAGATCCAAGCCAATTGCAGAAGAAGGCGACTCATCTCTCCGGTTTCGAATTGGCTCAGAAATTCCAAGGCAGAGGAGGTGGTGCGCACCCTAGGATTGTAAATCGTAATGCCAGATCTAGGTCGGAGCCGAACTCTAGTTTGGTCAG AGAACTAGATGAGATACAAGCTGGACTTGGAAGATACTTGAAACAGACAGAAACAATGTCTACTATTGGTGAAAACAAAGAGGAAGTGTGCTTTTCAGAGAGTAAAAACTGCAGTGGTATCAATGATGATACAGACAATCCTGATGGCAATAGGATTCGGATAATAAATGAATCACAGGATGTGCTAGAGGAGAACGATGGATCCATGAACAACAAAAGTAGTATGGAAAGAGAAGCTGTTCCTAGGATAGAAGGTCATCATGACTTTGAGTTAAGCGGCATGGTCAATAACACAGACGCTGTAATGGAGGCTGATGAGGGGGCAGACAGGTCACTCCTGCAATTCAAGTTGAGGAAAGTAATTAAAGACCTCGAGGAGGCTAAAACTCTCAATAGTCAATATGAAAAAGAGCAGAAGTTACCCTTATCTCAGCAACAGGTTGAAAGTATTGTATGTTCATTTCCACAAGTGAAAAGGAAGAAGCCGGCAACAAAAATGACTTCAAGGCTCCTCCCCTTCTTCTTTTCCGTCTTACTCTACACAGTAACAACTCTAGTATCAACAGCTTCAGGAGCAACATCTTGCCGAACATCTTGCGGCAGCATCCAAATAAACTACCCGTTCGGCATCGACAAAGGCTGTGGCTCTCCACAGTTCAATGGAATGCTCAACTGCTCCTCCTCCACCGATCTCTTTTTCTTCACTCCTTCCGGAGGCTACAAGGTCCGCTCAATCAATTACGACAAGAACACTATGCTTGTCTTCGATCCCCTCATGTCTACTTGCTCCATCCTCCAGCCTCACCACGATTTCAAACTCTCAGACATCCAGAACGCTCTTATCAGACCCTCCTACGACACCCTTTTCGCTCTCTTCAACTGCTCCAGTGTCTCTCCAGTGCAGAATCGGTACAAGAGTCTCTGCTTCAACGCCGCTGGCCACTCCTGCGACGAGCTTTATAGCTCGTGTACTTCCTTTCGCATCTTCAACACTACTTCTCCCTATG GTAACAGTACGGTGCATACGACGCCGTACTGTTGTTTCACTAGCTACGATACGGTGCGGGTGATGAGTATGAACATTTTGGACTGTTCACATTACACGACCGTGATTGACGATGGGAAAATGAAAGGTGTGGTGCCTATAGACTGGTCGTATGGAATCGAGCTTTCCTACTCGGCGCCGGAGATTGGTTGCAGCCCTTGCCAGAAGTCAGGCGGCACGTGTGGTTACGACGACGAGACGGAGATCTTTCTTTGCCAATGTTCAAACAACATTTCGCCAAGAGATTGTG GTGGTGTGAGTGATCAAGGAGGCTGCAACTCTACAAAAGCTAATTATCCCATGCTTTTCTTGGTGATGCTCGTATCATTTATTTGTGCGATCTTATGA